ATTGGAACAATACTCCAACCTCACAGCACGTGCAGTCTTTCTACATGGATGAGACCGAGGTAACTAATGTCATGTACCTCGAATATTTGGACTATTTAAAAAGCGTCTATCCCCCAGAAAATCCAAAGTATACAAACATTTACAAAGGTGCTTTGCCTGACACTTTGGTTTGGAGGAATAGATTGGGCTTCAACGAGACCATGACCAACAACTATCTTAGACATCCTGCCTATGCGGAATATCCTGTAGTTGGTGTTAACTGGATACAAGCTACCCAATTTGCTGAATGGAGAACGGATAGGGTTAACGAAGTTATGTTGGAACGTGAGGGGTATCTTTCCGAAGATGCAAAGTATCAAGCTGCTACCGGAGAAGTTTCAGGTACCTTTAGTACAGAAGCTTACTTAAACAGGCCAGAATCCGTTTACAATGGTCAGATAGATTCGCTTCAAGGCAAAAAGAAAAAGGATAGTGTATCTACTTTTGCAAAAAGAAGTAGCGGCGTTATTATGCCAGAATATAGACTTCCAACTGAAACCGAATGGGAATATGCCGCTCAGGCCCAAGTCGGACAAAGGGAGTACAATAATTATAGGGGTAGAAAAAAATATCCATGGGAAGGTGATTATACAAGAAACGGACAAAGGGTTGGTAGAGGCGACCAATTAGCCAACTTTAAGCAAGGTAAAGGTGATTATGGCGGAATAGCTGGTTGGTCTGATGACGGCGCCGATATTACAGCAGAAGTAATGTCATATAAGCCAAATGACCTAGGGCTGTACGATATGGCTGGAAATGTAGCCGAGTGGGTTGCGGATGTATACAGACCTATAGTTGATGATGAGGTAAGTGATTTTAATTACTACAGGGGTAATATATATATGAAAACTGCTATCGGTGAAGATGGTAAAGTAAATATCCTTAGAGATTCCATCATTTATGATACACTACCAAACGGAAAGGTAGTTGCCGTAAACTTGCCTGGCGAGATTAAAATGGTCCCTGTGGACGAAGAAGAAACTTATTTAAGAACAAATTTCTCATCCAGTGACAATAGAGGTTATAGGGATGGTGATCCAGGTTCTTCAAGATTCTTTGACCGTTTTAGCGATGAAGAT
This sequence is a window from Maribacter aestuarii. Protein-coding genes within it:
- the gldJ gene encoding gliding motility lipoprotein GldJ; amino-acid sequence: MKKQFIKVVLSLTVIAGGFTVTSCKKSSSSKNVSRATGWKINAKEGGFQYNTDFKEQETAPGLVFVEGGTFTKGKVQDDVMHDWNNTPTSQHVQSFYMDETEVTNVMYLEYLDYLKSVYPPENPKYTNIYKGALPDTLVWRNRLGFNETMTNNYLRHPAYAEYPVVGVNWIQATQFAEWRTDRVNEVMLEREGYLSEDAKYQAATGEVSGTFSTEAYLNRPESVYNGQIDSLQGKKKKDSVSTFAKRSSGVIMPEYRLPTETEWEYAAQAQVGQREYNNYRGRKKYPWEGDYTRNGQRVGRGDQLANFKQGKGDYGGIAGWSDDGADITAEVMSYKPNDLGLYDMAGNVAEWVADVYRPIVDDEVSDFNYYRGNIYMKTAIGEDGKVNILRDSIIYDTLPNGKVVAVNLPGEIKMVPVDEEETYLRTNFSSSDNRGYRDGDPGSSRFFDRFSDEDDENQRKMYNSPKHKVERDSAGTLSRQYDQSNNRTTLINDEVRVYKGGSWRDRAYWLDPAQRRYMPQYMATDYIGFRCAMSRVGSKSKTKNKTVRGKKAK